A single Cannabis sativa cultivar Pink pepper isolate KNU-18-1 chromosome 7, ASM2916894v1, whole genome shotgun sequence DNA region contains:
- the LOC115698046 gene encoding protein arginine N-methyltransferase 2 isoform X1, which produces MKMENEELLCEAARNGDAETVKTLLDSGVDASHFDGEGLTPLMHAAKLGHADVIKALLEAGAPWNALSPSNLSAGDFAMELGHQEAFDALLNAGIQAELVLGTIARKESKMGDRDYLDDRVSFSEDKLMDSESKAVMMAWEKPLMEAHAKAVCSGGGHILNIGFGMGLVDTAIQKYEPTSHTIVEAHPEVYKRMLQTGWAKKKNVKIIFGRWQDVLPQLDLYDGIFFDTYGEYYEDLREFQQHLPVLLKPGGIYSFFNGLCGGNPFFHVVYCQLVSLELESLGYSTQLISLPVKDCLGEEVWEGVKHKYWQLDTYYLPVCQSIEKSE; this is translated from the exons AT GAAGATGGAGAATGAAGAGCTACTGTGTGAGGCGGCCAGAAACGGTGATGCCGAAACGGTGAAGACTCTCTTAGACAGTGGAGTTGACGCTTCTCATTTCGATGGTGAAGGCCTCACTCCGCTTATGCACGCCGCTAAGCTAGGCCATGCCGACGTCATCAAGGCCCTGCTTGAAGCTGGGGCTCCTTGGAATGCCCTTTCTCCTTCTAATCTCTCTGCTGGAGATTTCGCTATGGAGTTAGGTCACCAGGAGGCTTTTGATGCTCTCCTTAATGCCG GGATTCAAGCTGAGTTGGTTCTAGGAACCATAGCGAGGAAAGAGAGCAAAATGGGTGACAGGGATTACTTGGACGATAGGGTTAGCTTCAGTGAGGATAAGCTGATGGACTCAGAAAGCAAGGCGGTTATGATGGCTTGGGAGAAACCATTAATGGAGGCTCATGCTAAAGCTGTTTGTTCAGGAGGTGGTCACATATTGAACATTGGATTTGGTATGGGCCTTGTGGATACAGCCATTCAGAAATATGAACCTACTTCACATACTATTGTTGAGGCTCACCCAGAGGTTTATAAACGTATGCTTCAAACTGGTTGGGCTAAGAAGAAAAATGTAAAGATTATATTTGGCCGTTGGCAAGATGTTCTGCCACAACTTGATCTTTATGACG GTATTTTCTTTGACACATATGGAGAGTATTATGAGGATCTAAGGGAGTTCCAACAGCATCTTCCTGTGTTGTTGAAGCCTGGGGGTATCTATTCGTTTTTCAATGGCCTTTGTGGTGGTAACCCATTTTTTCATGTTGTCTACTGCCAGTTAGTGTCGCTAGAACTGGAGAGTTTGGGATACTCAACGCAACTCATCTCCTTGCCTGTCAAGGATTGTCTTGGAGAAGAAGTTTGGGAAGGTGTGAAACACAAATATTGGCAACTTGATACATATTATCTCCCTGTTTGTCAATCTATAGAGAAATCCGAGTAA
- the LOC115698046 gene encoding protein arginine N-methyltransferase 2 isoform X2, with amino-acid sequence MENEELLCEAARNGDAETVKTLLDSGVDASHFDGEGLTPLMHAAKLGHADVIKALLEAGAPWNALSPSNLSAGDFAMELGHQEAFDALLNAGIQAELVLGTIARKESKMGDRDYLDDRVSFSEDKLMDSESKAVMMAWEKPLMEAHAKAVCSGGGHILNIGFGMGLVDTAIQKYEPTSHTIVEAHPEVYKRMLQTGWAKKKNVKIIFGRWQDVLPQLDLYDGIFFDTYGEYYEDLREFQQHLPVLLKPGGIYSFFNGLCGGNPFFHVVYCQLVSLELESLGYSTQLISLPVKDCLGEEVWEGVKHKYWQLDTYYLPVCQSIEKSE; translated from the exons ATGGAGAATGAAGAGCTACTGTGTGAGGCGGCCAGAAACGGTGATGCCGAAACGGTGAAGACTCTCTTAGACAGTGGAGTTGACGCTTCTCATTTCGATGGTGAAGGCCTCACTCCGCTTATGCACGCCGCTAAGCTAGGCCATGCCGACGTCATCAAGGCCCTGCTTGAAGCTGGGGCTCCTTGGAATGCCCTTTCTCCTTCTAATCTCTCTGCTGGAGATTTCGCTATGGAGTTAGGTCACCAGGAGGCTTTTGATGCTCTCCTTAATGCCG GGATTCAAGCTGAGTTGGTTCTAGGAACCATAGCGAGGAAAGAGAGCAAAATGGGTGACAGGGATTACTTGGACGATAGGGTTAGCTTCAGTGAGGATAAGCTGATGGACTCAGAAAGCAAGGCGGTTATGATGGCTTGGGAGAAACCATTAATGGAGGCTCATGCTAAAGCTGTTTGTTCAGGAGGTGGTCACATATTGAACATTGGATTTGGTATGGGCCTTGTGGATACAGCCATTCAGAAATATGAACCTACTTCACATACTATTGTTGAGGCTCACCCAGAGGTTTATAAACGTATGCTTCAAACTGGTTGGGCTAAGAAGAAAAATGTAAAGATTATATTTGGCCGTTGGCAAGATGTTCTGCCACAACTTGATCTTTATGACG GTATTTTCTTTGACACATATGGAGAGTATTATGAGGATCTAAGGGAGTTCCAACAGCATCTTCCTGTGTTGTTGAAGCCTGGGGGTATCTATTCGTTTTTCAATGGCCTTTGTGGTGGTAACCCATTTTTTCATGTTGTCTACTGCCAGTTAGTGTCGCTAGAACTGGAGAGTTTGGGATACTCAACGCAACTCATCTCCTTGCCTGTCAAGGATTGTCTTGGAGAAGAAGTTTGGGAAGGTGTGAAACACAAATATTGGCAACTTGATACATATTATCTCCCTGTTTGTCAATCTATAGAGAAATCCGAGTAA